The Strix uralensis isolate ZFMK-TIS-50842 chromosome 23, bStrUra1, whole genome shotgun sequence genome has a segment encoding these proteins:
- the LOC141953935 gene encoding uncharacterized protein LOC141953935: MPIVSPWLLIPSVPGSPTLHAGMLHLPPHPASQLLAPSHTEKPSFLSPALVLSSSAVPECCASVLQVQSLQEAALEEEAGLTAREEQLLRDLEESQAGERCSRNSPRHREQSSGIGHGVSAANSAPREARSQLDKLYLVLQCTVCDSRDLVPWSSEQGHAWGPAVSQARDLPAEFTVDRVAAALQELRQHLEQAQQDLKDARKKIQDSELELNKRQAEKEYFSARDQELQKQLAQSREETQMAERKKNSLQSALQEEAAALKKETVTLHQEVSPLERKLETTEKHRKDVLAAAEGEQLSWLSEKRLLSQRLERLQQAVARLELEKMELKQLIAELRRTLDLLQVLLALAVLGCSYSLGAEISLP, encoded by the exons ATGCCGATTGTCTCCCCTTGGCTTCTAATCCCAAGCGTCCCTGGCAGCCCCACTCTCCATGCAGGAATGCTTCATCTGCCCCCTCACCCTGCCAGCCAGCTCCTCGCACcctcacacacagagaaacctTCATTTCTGAG TCCCGCTCTGGTCCTCAGCAGCAGCGCTGTCCCTGAGTGCTGTGCGTCTGTGTTACAGGTGCAGTCGCTGCAGGAGGcagcgctggaggaggaggctggcctgACAGCTcgggaggagcagctgctgcgggATCTGGAGGAGTCCCAAGCAGGCGAACGGTGCTCGAGGAACTCTCCGCGC cacagagagcagagctcagGCATTGGCCACGGGGTGTCAGCAGCTAACAGTGCCCCCCGCGAAGCCCGATCCCAGCTGGACAAACTGTACTTGGTTCTCCAGTGCACGGTCTGTGACAGCAGAGACTTAGTCCCTTGGAGTTCAG AACAGGGTCATGCCTGGGGCCCAGCTGTTTCCCAGGCCAGGGACCTCCCTGCGGAGTTCACAGTGGACAGAGTGGCTGCAGCCCTACAAGAGCTGCGTCAGCACCTGGAGCAGGCTCAGCAAGATCTG AAGGATGCAAGGAAGAAGATACAGGACTCGGAGCTGGAGCTGAACAAGAGGCAAGCTGAGAAGGAGTATTTCAGTGCCCGCGAtcaagagctgcagaaacagttGGCTCAAAGCCGGGAAG agacacagatggCAGAACGCAAGAAGAACTCTCTACAAAGTGccttgcaggaggaggctgctgctctaaaGAAGGAGACTGTGACTCTACATCAAGAGGTGTCACCTTTGGAAAGGAAACTGGAGACcactgagaagcacagaaaggatGTCCTG gctgctgcagaaggggagcagcTCTCATGGCTCTCGGAGAAGAGACTCCTGTCGCAGCGGCTGGAACGTCTGCAGCAAGCAGTTGCAAGGCTGGAACTTGAGAAGATGGAGCTGAAGCAACTCATTGCTGAGCTCAGGAGGACTCTTGA TCTACTTCAAGTGCTTTTGGCCCTCGCTGTTCTCGGGTGCAGTTACAGTCTGGGAGCAGAAATCTCCTTGCCGTGA
- the LOC141953934 gene encoding uncharacterized protein LOC141953934 — protein sequence MNIVLENPSKEEVPNIGKETLFKLLEKYKSKPSVPGMDWARGNWYNLQAVTDRIVALQKDAKVRSGKGKGFICAVLGASLAAAVEEKKQKLYQTDIVIDSLQTAIQTLQNQLRETKELLEEEREQNIILKNELREQLLAETDTLVEAEVKLLEKGIRQIYPQEDLQKAKEAVESPPHMYPLVKTEYVYEDDRDNRPQVITKEVPFTSTELAKLKKDFARTAKESETEYVWRVSLSGGDGILLSEKEAEGYWGPGVFLTTGDRRAPWSLTQRAAYWAGGLNPLERGDPLAITGTVDQLVESVQKAACLQMMYDRELKPNQGSPMMMPVDPERMTPLIRGLPDSLKPMGIQLQGKIQNTPNAERMTAALEGIVTPDHQRPGRKVWTWGEVAQELINFGRKYGPVGGSSQRTETRVVRAAEQISERQSPMKKGQGLGSPRLQNFGRERPLTRQGLWQLGLQKGVPRDLMDGLPTKKLEQLVQNWSGQRVTPKPAPSAPPLIDLGEELTGEKKVAGN from the coding sequence atgaaCATTGTTttagaaaacccctcaaaagaGGAAGTACCCAACATAGGGaaggaaactttgtttaaattgttagagAAATATAAATCAAAACCTTCGGTACCTGGAATGGATTGGGCCCGAGGGAATTGGTACAACTTACAGGCTGTCACTGATAGGATTGTTGCTttgcagaaagatgcaaaagtcagGTCTGGCAAGGGCAAAGGTTTTATTTGTGCAGTGTTAGGAGCGAGTCTGGCAGCtgcggtggaagagaaaaagcagaagttgtaTCAAACTGATATtgtaatagactccctgcagacGGCCATACAGACCCTGCAGAACCAATTGAGAGAAACCAAAGAATTActagaggaggaaagggagcaaaatataatattaaagaaTGAGTTGAGGGAACAACTCTTGGCGGAGACGGATACACTGGTGGAGGCGGAGGTGAAGCTCCTGGAGAAGGGGATACGGCAAATTTATCCGCAAGaggatttgcaaaaggcaaaagaagccGTAGAAAGCCCCCCCCATATGTATCCactggttaaaacagagtatgtgtacgaGGACGATAGAGATAAccgtcctcaggttatcaccaaagaagtcccatttacatcaactgAATTGGCAAAGCTGAAAAaggattttgcaaggactgcaaaagaatcagagacagagtatgtgtggagagtgtcgttgtcaggaggggatggaattttattgtcagagaaagaagcagaaggatattggggtccgggtgtgtttttaactaccggcgaccgccgagccccatggtcattgactcagagagCTGCGTACTGGGCCGGAGGactgaaccccttggagaggggggatccccttgccataacaggaacagtggatcagttagtggaaagtgtgcagaaggcagcctgtctgcagatgatgtatgatcgggaACTCAAGCCTAACCAAGGCTCCCcaatgatgatgcctgtggacccagagaggatgactcccctgatacgaggacttcctgactccctgaaacccatgGGCATCCAGTTGCAAGGGAAGATTCAAAACACCCCCAATGCAGAAAGGATGACAGCTGCTTTGGAGGGGATAGTAACCCCTGACCATCAAcggccagggaggaaagtatggacatggggagaggtagcccaggaattgatcaactttgggagaaaatatggtCCTGTTGGTGGAtcgtcccaaagaactgaaaccagggtcgtacgggctgcagagcaaattagtgAGCGACAGTCACCCATGAAGAAGGGTCAAGGCTTGGGGTCACCCCGACTTcagaattttgggagagagaggcccctaactcgacagggactgtggcaactagggcttcagaaaggtgtccCCCGTGACTTGATGGACGGACTCCCGACcaaaaaattagaacaacttgtgcagaatTGGTCAGGACAAAGGGTCACTCCCAAACCAGCCCCTAGTGCCCCACCTTtgatagaccttggggaggaacTGACCGGAGAGAagaaggtggcgggaaactag